In a single window of the Methanofollis ethanolicus genome:
- a CDS encoding aldolase: MPYTLRLISIEEKDDLAARYAAQVRYEIKSDIYGCCIKLLTGDRSVKERWEENFFFISQSIRSHGRLYVLRDPAASKDTVFYDPATRTAFLLNVTYYGWVKSLALSVAGDTLEDGHGIASIHGACIDADGRGCCILGASGAGKTTQTYGLLRDPRVRVVADDWSFARIFGDEVFAYGSEKNFYIRADLATIWPEYTDLVARADFDTEGRAVVDLRSVVGKGRILPMTTIRTVVLLHRDPGEAQTVTACSPGTALDVLAAAGYYNPHLLVRTPFKENLRRRFFAALLGAARVYVVNTTGTPEETQGMLRGIVFGE, from the coding sequence ATGCCCTACACCCTCAGGCTGATCTCCATCGAGGAGAAGGACGACCTGGCGGCACGGTACGCCGCACAGGTCAGGTACGAGATCAAGTCCGATATCTACGGCTGCTGTATCAAACTTCTCACCGGCGACCGCAGTGTCAAGGAGCGCTGGGAGGAGAATTTCTTCTTCATCTCCCAGTCGATCCGCTCTCACGGTCGCCTTTATGTCCTCCGCGATCCGGCGGCCTCGAAAGACACGGTCTTCTATGACCCGGCGACAAGGACGGCGTTCCTCCTCAATGTCACCTACTATGGCTGGGTGAAGTCCCTCGCCCTCTCTGTGGCAGGCGACACCCTGGAGGACGGACACGGGATCGCTTCCATCCACGGGGCCTGCATCGACGCTGACGGTCGGGGGTGCTGCATTCTGGGGGCGTCAGGCGCGGGCAAGACCACCCAGACGTACGGTCTCCTCCGCGACCCGCGGGTGCGGGTGGTCGCCGACGACTGGTCATTCGCCCGCATCTTCGGGGACGAGGTTTTTGCCTATGGTTCTGAGAAGAACTTCTACATCAGGGCAGATCTCGCCACCATCTGGCCGGAATATACCGACCTCGTCGCCCGCGCCGATTTCGACACTGAGGGCCGCGCCGTTGTGGACCTGCGGTCTGTCGTTGGGAAGGGGCGCATCCTCCCGATGACCACGATCAGGACGGTCGTCCTCCTCCACCGCGATCCCGGAGAGGCGCAGACGGTCACGGCCTGCAGTCCCGGCACCGCCCTTGACGTGCTCGCGGCTGCGGGCTACTACAACCCCCACCTCCTTGTCAGGACGCCCTTCAAGGAAAATCTCCGGAGACGGTTCTTTGCAGCGCTGCTGGGGGCGGCGCGGGTCTATGTCGTCAACACGACCGGCACGCCCGAGGAGACGCAAGGGATGCTGCGCGGGATCGTCTTCGGGGAGTAA
- a CDS encoding amidohydrolase family protein, with protein MTGTERSVLIRDVELNGTRVNIRVENGRFAAIGEKAGGDADRIVDGGGAVALPGLYNTHTHAAMTLLRGYADDMPLQQWLSEKIWPLEAHLTADDVYWGTKLACLEMIRSGTVGFNDMYFFMEEAARAVDEMGMKAQLSYGFIDLFDEEKREKEIHATEKLIDRIKGMNNLRIRAAVGPHSVYTVSEEGLHWCAEFSRQQNVGLHVHLAETEQEVHDCVEKTGMRPAALLDRCGCLTPRTVAAHCCWLDSDDCTLLGDRGVFASHNPTSNMKLAVHRAMPYEWLKARGAGVCLGTDGCASNNNLDMFEEMKFAALLQKFYWNSQTLLPASEAFQMATANGAAAMGFEGGVIAEGAPADLILLDRRAVSNTPLYNPVSNAVYACSGAAVTTVLCNGRVLMEDHRIPGEAEIINGAQKAAEGLIARKQAEE; from the coding sequence ATGACTGGTACTGAGAGAAGCGTGCTCATCAGGGATGTTGAGCTGAACGGAACGCGGGTGAATATCAGGGTCGAAAACGGGCGTTTCGCCGCGATCGGGGAGAAGGCCGGCGGTGATGCCGACAGGATCGTCGACGGCGGCGGTGCGGTCGCCCTGCCAGGGCTGTACAACACCCACACTCATGCGGCGATGACCCTGCTGCGCGGCTATGCCGACGACATGCCCCTCCAGCAGTGGCTGTCCGAGAAGATCTGGCCCCTTGAGGCGCACCTGACAGCTGATGACGTGTACTGGGGAACGAAGCTCGCCTGCCTGGAGATGATCCGGTCGGGGACTGTCGGCTTCAATGACATGTACTTCTTCATGGAGGAAGCGGCCCGCGCCGTGGACGAGATGGGCATGAAGGCCCAGCTTTCATATGGGTTCATCGACCTCTTCGACGAGGAGAAGAGAGAGAAGGAGATCCACGCGACGGAGAAACTCATCGACCGGATCAAGGGGATGAACAACCTGCGGATCAGGGCGGCCGTCGGCCCTCATTCGGTGTACACTGTCTCCGAGGAGGGACTGCACTGGTGCGCTGAGTTCTCCCGGCAGCAGAACGTCGGTCTCCACGTCCACCTTGCCGAGACCGAGCAGGAGGTGCATGACTGTGTCGAGAAGACCGGCATGCGCCCGGCGGCCTTGCTAGACCGGTGCGGCTGCCTGACACCCCGCACGGTCGCGGCCCACTGCTGCTGGCTCGACTCCGACGACTGTACCCTTCTTGGCGACCGCGGCGTCTTCGCCTCCCACAACCCGACGAGCAACATGAAGCTTGCCGTCCACCGTGCTATGCCGTACGAGTGGCTGAAGGCACGGGGCGCCGGGGTCTGCCTGGGCACAGACGGCTGCGCCTCGAACAACAACCTCGACATGTTCGAGGAGATGAAATTCGCCGCCCTGCTCCAGAAGTTCTACTGGAACTCGCAGACCCTCCTCCCGGCATCCGAGGCCTTCCAGATGGCGACGGCAAACGGCGCCGCGGCCATGGGCTTCGAAGGCGGCGTCATCGCCGAGGGCGCGCCGGCAGACCTCATCCTCCTCGACCGTCGTGCGGTTTCCAACACTCCCCTGTACAACCCTGTCTCGAATGCGGTCTATGCCTGCTCCGGCGCCGCGGTGACGACGGTGCTCTGCAACGGCCGGGTGCTCATGGAGGACCACCGCATCCCCGGCGAGGCCGAGATCATCAATGGTGCGCAGAAGGCGGCAGAAGGGCTGATCGCCCGGAAGCAGGCCGAAGAATAA
- a CDS encoding MTAP family purine nucleoside phosphorylase produces MLGIIGGTSLLYCNLPRLEKRTVWTPYGPAEVMAGDIAIMLRHQGGRPPHRINYRAEAAALALSGVDRIVSFGSVGSLKAEIPPGTVVIPTDYLSLTDIPSFHDHAIEHVMPALDEGLVRKLSEAIPTAQVGGVYAQTRGPRIETVAEVRGLAKVADVVGMTVASEATLARELGIPVAAVCTVDNYANGLSDEVLTYEHILATSKKYAHRTEDLVESIVRVCGSD; encoded by the coding sequence ATGCTCGGGATCATCGGCGGCACCAGTCTTCTCTACTGCAACCTCCCGAGACTCGAAAAAAGGACTGTCTGGACACCATATGGCCCGGCAGAGGTGATGGCAGGGGATATCGCCATCATGCTCCGCCACCAGGGGGGGAGGCCGCCGCACCGGATCAACTACCGGGCAGAGGCCGCGGCTCTTGCACTCTCCGGCGTGGACAGGATCGTCTCTTTCGGCTCGGTCGGTTCCCTGAAGGCGGAGATCCCGCCCGGGACAGTGGTTATTCCGACAGACTACCTCAGCCTCACCGATATCCCGTCCTTCCATGATCATGCCATCGAGCATGTGATGCCTGCCCTCGACGAGGGCCTTGTCCGGAAACTTTCGGAGGCCATTCCCACGGCACAGGTCGGCGGAGTGTACGCCCAGACGCGGGGGCCGCGGATCGAGACAGTGGCGGAGGTGCGCGGCCTTGCAAAGGTCGCCGACGTCGTCGGCATGACGGTCGCAAGCGAGGCGACCCTGGCACGAGAACTCGGCATCCCGGTCGCCGCTGTCTGCACCGTGGACAACTATGCGAATGGATTATCTGACGAGGTGCTGACCTACGAACACATCCTCGCCACCTCGAAGAAATACGCGCACAGGACCGAGGATCTGGTCGAATCGATTGTGCGGGTTTGTGGAAGTGACTGA
- a CDS encoding nicotinate phosphoribosyltransferase, producing MSRFHIVDDDTIARGECTDIYFARCEEVLAKEGKNPLVTMEVTTVGMPYDRGVFCGLDDAVALLEGVPVDVEAMPEGSVFLPREPVMRITGRYRDFGRYETALLGFLCHASGIATAAAHVKEAAGDCKVYSFGSRRQHPAIAQMIERSAWIGGVDGVSNTTAPEGMPIVGTMPHAFVMCHATPEEAWTAFDRHSALDVPRLMLCDTFGDEKEECLKAAELGFTGAVRLDTPRSRRGNMRAILEEVRWELDSHGHEDVGIFLSGGVTREDIRAYRDLVDAFGVGGAIANAPVIDFSLDIVEIEGKSCAKRGKWSGVKQVYLLPGGARVILPTGAHAPEGAVPLLKPVMRHGQAVGHTDMAKARARVLADLAERAQSA from the coding sequence ATGAGCAGATTCCATATCGTCGATGACGACACGATTGCCCGGGGGGAGTGCACGGACATCTACTTCGCCAGGTGCGAGGAGGTTCTTGCAAAGGAGGGGAAGAATCCGCTGGTGACGATGGAGGTCACAACCGTCGGGATGCCGTACGACCGGGGGGTCTTCTGCGGCCTTGACGATGCCGTCGCCCTCCTCGAAGGGGTGCCGGTGGACGTCGAAGCCATGCCTGAGGGGAGTGTGTTTCTCCCGCGCGAACCGGTGATGCGGATCACCGGGCGGTACCGCGACTTCGGGCGGTACGAGACGGCCCTCCTCGGCTTCCTCTGTCACGCCTCGGGGATCGCCACCGCCGCCGCCCATGTCAAGGAAGCGGCGGGTGACTGTAAGGTCTATTCCTTCGGGTCGCGCCGGCAGCACCCGGCGATCGCACAGATGATCGAGCGCTCGGCCTGGATAGGCGGTGTCGACGGCGTCTCGAACACCACGGCGCCGGAGGGGATGCCGATCGTCGGGACAATGCCGCACGCCTTCGTGATGTGCCATGCCACGCCCGAAGAGGCATGGACCGCCTTCGACCGTCACTCGGCCCTGGATGTGCCGCGCCTGATGCTCTGCGACACCTTCGGCGACGAGAAGGAGGAGTGCCTGAAGGCGGCAGAACTCGGGTTTACCGGGGCGGTCCGCCTGGACACGCCGCGGTCGCGCCGGGGGAACATGCGTGCGATCCTCGAAGAGGTGCGCTGGGAACTCGACAGTCACGGCCACGAGGACGTCGGCATCTTCCTCTCCGGTGGGGTCACCCGGGAGGACATCCGCGCCTACCGCGACCTGGTGGACGCCTTCGGCGTCGGCGGGGCGATCGCCAATGCGCCGGTGATCGACTTCTCCCTGGACATTGTCGAGATCGAGGGGAAGAGTTGCGCGAAACGCGGGAAGTGGAGCGGGGTCAAGCAGGTCTACCTCCTCCCCGGCGGCGCCAGGGTGATCCTGCCGACGGGTGCGCACGCACCCGAAGGGGCGGTACCGCTCCTCAAACCGGTCATGCGGCACGGGCAAGCGGTCGGGCACACAGACATGGCGAAGGCCCGGGCGCGCGTCCTCGCAGATCTTGCTGAGAGGGCACAATCCGCATGA
- a CDS encoding PH domain-containing protein translates to MAGEKFRCHPSIIVENSARTFFSIVILLIFLGAWIDSTAVRGILALSPIALLLFYSRQWKRTTIQFNETDVVVERDTLFQMKKTLPYTKMASVNVNRDIANRVFGTSKVLININSGASATTPEAVLTFRQDVAERLRSEMSQRLYDHAISPDEEETIESLATFTPLDVIIHGLFSVSTYQTILGSMFLAYSVFELYLSMVTEVELGAGAMVSLVMFITVQIMPSVSLMFRYYNYKVYRRGDTVYLQHGLIRTYRTSFSVSRINAVRVKSTLAARILGRSCIEAEVVGLASESDDSSRPVLCLLKDDATQQRVFRELVPEFVYERDPERQPEGAKSVLQIRAVVAALVLAAVMCIPSLYVSREAAALSGITGIPGVVVQCMLPLGTALAVLATLYAAHVSFRVTEFDAGENLFTFVNGAVDRETAVMNYDKVQMVWIAKGPIARVFGVSRGSVYMLSSTGSSSITSGYFPEGHLNRLNEIVMDRIASGRYDYRLNSV, encoded by the coding sequence ATGGCCGGCGAAAAATTCAGGTGTCACCCCAGCATTATCGTGGAAAATTCGGCCAGGACGTTCTTCTCAATAGTGATCTTGCTGATTTTCCTCGGTGCATGGATCGACAGCACCGCCGTCCGGGGTATACTCGCGCTCTCTCCTATCGCCCTCCTGCTCTTCTACTCCAGGCAGTGGAAGAGGACGACCATCCAGTTTAATGAGACAGATGTCGTGGTCGAGAGGGACACCCTCTTTCAGATGAAAAAGACCCTCCCCTACACAAAGATGGCATCGGTCAACGTGAACCGGGACATCGCAAACAGGGTGTTTGGGACATCGAAGGTGCTGATCAACATCAACTCCGGGGCCAGCGCCACGACCCCGGAAGCAGTCCTGACGTTCAGGCAGGACGTGGCTGAGAGGCTGAGGTCCGAGATGTCGCAGCGCCTCTACGACCATGCGATCTCCCCGGACGAGGAGGAGACGATCGAGTCCCTGGCAACGTTCACTCCGCTGGACGTAATTATACATGGACTCTTCAGCGTCTCGACCTACCAGACCATACTGGGCTCGATGTTCCTGGCCTACTCGGTCTTTGAACTCTACCTCTCCATGGTAACTGAGGTCGAGTTGGGTGCGGGGGCGATGGTCTCTCTCGTGATGTTCATCACAGTCCAGATCATGCCATCGGTCTCGCTGATGTTCCGGTACTACAACTACAAGGTCTACCGCCGGGGCGACACGGTCTATCTCCAGCATGGTCTGATCAGGACCTACAGGACCTCTTTCAGTGTCTCACGGATCAACGCCGTCCGCGTCAAGAGCACGCTCGCCGCCAGGATTCTGGGGCGGTCGTGTATCGAAGCCGAGGTGGTGGGACTGGCCTCGGAGAGTGACGACAGTTCGCGCCCTGTCCTCTGCCTGCTCAAAGACGATGCGACCCAGCAGAGGGTCTTCCGGGAACTGGTGCCGGAGTTCGTCTATGAACGCGATCCAGAGAGACAGCCGGAAGGCGCAAAGAGTGTGCTCCAGATACGGGCGGTCGTCGCGGCCCTGGTGCTGGCGGCGGTGATGTGCATCCCATCACTCTACGTCTCCCGCGAGGCCGCCGCCCTCTCCGGGATCACCGGCATCCCGGGCGTGGTCGTGCAGTGCATGCTGCCCCTGGGTACGGCGCTGGCAGTCCTTGCGACACTCTATGCCGCGCACGTCTCCTTCAGGGTCACGGAGTTTGACGCCGGTGAAAACCTCTTCACGTTCGTGAACGGCGCCGTCGACCGCGAGACCGCGGTCATGAACTACGATAAGGTGCAGATGGTCTGGATCGCAAAGGGCCCGATCGCCAGAGTGTTCGGTGTCTCCCGGGGGAGCGTGTATATGCTCTCTTCTACCGGGAGTTCGAGCATCACTTCAGGGTATTTTCCCGAGGGCCACCTCAACAGGCTAAACGAGATCGTGATGGACCGTATCGCCAGCGGAAGGTATGATTACCGGCTGAACAGTGTCTGA
- a CDS encoding PH domain-containing protein, producing the protein MPISGPFRGHPAVDEEEPVHETGAGGEVYRRLNRKCMVSMYIGHAISYAVLLAGYLLLTTFSQEFLGSYYGLVQYAALAVLAIALVYSAAAPPVYYARYRYQITEDRVDVRCGVLVIRHILVPIERVHQVEVSRGPINTMLGLADVTITTAGGDATIEYLEIEEAEKVADLLNKLIGRMLLDRIKTAPAATATAGPADE; encoded by the coding sequence ATGCCGATTTCCGGCCCTTTTCGAGGGCACCCTGCGGTTGATGAAGAGGAACCCGTCCATGAGACCGGTGCAGGAGGCGAGGTCTACAGAAGGCTGAACCGGAAGTGCATGGTCTCGATGTACATCGGGCATGCCATCTCATACGCCGTACTCCTGGCGGGTTATCTCCTCCTGACGACCTTTTCGCAGGAATTCCTGGGCTCGTACTACGGTCTAGTTCAATACGCCGCTCTGGCGGTCCTGGCGATCGCCCTGGTCTATAGCGCGGCGGCCCCGCCGGTCTACTACGCCCGGTACAGGTACCAGATCACCGAGGACAGAGTGGATGTCCGCTGCGGAGTCCTCGTGATACGGCACATCCTGGTGCCGATCGAACGGGTGCACCAGGTGGAAGTCTCCCGCGGCCCGATCAACACCATGCTCGGTCTTGCGGATGTCACCATCACCACCGCAGGCGGGGATGCGACCATCGAATACCTGGAGATCGAGGAGGCGGAGAAGGTCGCAGACCTGCTCAACAAACTGATCGGTCGCATGCTCCTGGACAGGATCAAAACGGCCCCAGCCGCTACCGCCACCGCCGGGCCTGCGGATGAGTGA
- a CDS encoding ester cyclase codes for MSSEENKALVRRFIDAYNTRNLDLFEDLVALDYIDHTHQQRGLESFRQLFQLAFEGFPDWYEKIEDMIAEGDRVWVCVRVTGTHTGKWNLFGVTLPPTGNRVTMQMVFIWRIANGKLAEGWEVDSDLDFLRQLGVIQYTEKGKELFPEDVGSIENAVGQ; via the coding sequence ATGTCGTCGGAAGAGAATAAGGCGCTTGTCCGAAGGTTTATCGATGCCTATAATACGCGAAATCTGGATCTGTTCGAGGATCTGGTGGCACTGGATTATATCGACCACACTCATCAGCAGCGAGGTCTGGAAAGTTTCAGACAACTTTTTCAACTCGCCTTCGAAGGTTTCCCTGACTGGTATGAGAAGATCGAAGATATGATTGCCGAAGGGGACAGGGTATGGGTCTGTGTGAGAGTTACCGGGACCCATACGGGCAAATGGAATCTGTTCGGCGTCACATTGCCTCCTACCGGCAACAGGGTAACAATGCAGATGGTGTTCATCTGGCGGATCGCGAACGGCAAACTTGCAGAGGGATGGGAAGTCGATAGCGATCTGGATTTCCTCAGACAACTGGGTGTGATCCAATACACGGAAAAAGGAAAGGAACTCTTTCCAGAGGACGTCGGTTCTATAGAGAACGCTGTTGGGCAATAG
- a CDS encoding DUF47 domain-containing protein has protein sequence MGLKEWIVPQDKAFFDLFEKLADTVNDGALLLNALVNNYVDVQNQCHKMKQIEHKGDEIAHQVYEQLNLTFITPLEPEEISRLATALDDILDYIDGTTQQMYGYGVTEADDVMKELARLILLSTQEVQTAVRLIRKMDDPRTVEKHCIEINRLENLADVVLGNAIKDLFATNDAITIIKLKDIYENLEVATDKCEDVANVLSDIAIRHS, from the coding sequence GTGGGTCTAAAGGAATGGATTGTGCCACAGGACAAGGCATTTTTCGACCTGTTCGAGAAACTGGCAGATACAGTCAATGATGGGGCGCTGCTCCTCAACGCGCTCGTCAACAACTACGTCGACGTGCAGAACCAGTGCCACAAGATGAAGCAGATCGAACACAAAGGCGACGAGATTGCGCACCAGGTCTACGAGCAACTCAACCTCACCTTCATCACCCCCCTGGAACCCGAGGAGATCTCGCGGCTCGCCACCGCCCTCGACGACATCCTCGACTACATCGACGGGACGACGCAGCAGATGTACGGTTACGGCGTCACCGAGGCCGACGATGTCATGAAAGAACTGGCGCGGCTCATTCTCCTCTCAACACAGGAGGTCCAGACGGCGGTACGGCTGATCCGGAAGATGGACGACCCCCGCACCGTCGAGAAGCACTGCATCGAGATCAACCGGCTTGAGAACCTTGCCGACGTCGTGCTCGGGAACGCGATCAAGGACCTCTTCGCCACCAACGACGCCATCACGATCATCAAACTCAAGGATATCTACGAGAACCTTGAGGTCGCCACCGACAAGTGCGAGGACGTGGCGAACGTACTCTCAGACATCGCAATCAGACATTCCTGA
- a CDS encoding inorganic phosphate transporter produces the protein MEVVIILGIMLALMFNFVNGLNDAANSIATVVATKVLSPFKAVLLASFFNLVGPLLFTTAIAQTIGRGIVDPAVFTPHLILMALIGAVLWVFGCSYFGIPVSSSHALIGGILGAATARAGIESILWPSEMLFVELVVMVVIGAIGGMAAAVYLALATGEAWNRYLAIGALSGITILIPILVATGLLPISGIVSVVVFMVVSPMLGFMVAYAFGVVIIRRLAHSNPLILNHGFKKLQIVAAAFQSIGHGSNDAQNAMGIITAMLVAGGILTEFAVPLWVILISCTAISLGTLLGGWRVVDMMANKITRMRPYQGFCASTAGGAVLSLVTAFGVPVSTTHAMSGAIMGVGATKGYSAVKWGIVRDIVAAWVMTVPASAAVAWGCYVVVDIFFP, from the coding sequence ATGGAAGTCGTCATAATTCTCGGCATCATGCTGGCCCTGATGTTCAACTTCGTCAACGGCCTCAATGATGCCGCAAACTCCATAGCCACGGTCGTGGCGACCAAGGTGCTCTCCCCCTTCAAGGCCGTGCTCCTTGCGTCATTTTTCAATCTTGTTGGTCCGCTCCTCTTCACGACCGCGATCGCACAGACGATCGGGCGGGGCATCGTCGATCCCGCCGTTTTCACTCCTCATCTGATCCTCATGGCCCTGATCGGAGCGGTGCTCTGGGTCTTCGGGTGTTCATATTTCGGGATCCCGGTATCGAGCAGTCACGCCCTGATCGGCGGCATCCTCGGCGCCGCAACGGCGCGGGCAGGGATCGAGTCGATCCTCTGGCCATCGGAGATGCTCTTCGTCGAACTGGTCGTCATGGTCGTGATCGGGGCGATCGGCGGTATGGCGGCCGCAGTTTATCTTGCCCTCGCCACCGGCGAGGCATGGAACCGGTACCTGGCTATCGGCGCCCTCTCCGGCATCACCATCCTGATCCCGATTCTGGTGGCCACAGGCCTCCTCCCCATCTCCGGGATCGTCAGCGTCGTTGTCTTCATGGTTGTCTCCCCGATGCTCGGGTTCATGGTCGCCTATGCCTTCGGCGTCGTCATCATCAGGCGCCTCGCTCATTCAAACCCGCTCATCCTCAACCATGGCTTTAAGAAGCTCCAGATCGTGGCCGCGGCCTTCCAGTCGATAGGTCACGGAAGCAACGACGCCCAGAACGCGATGGGCATCATCACGGCGATGCTCGTTGCCGGGGGTATCCTCACCGAGTTCGCCGTCCCCCTCTGGGTCATCCTCATCTCCTGCACCGCGATCTCCCTCGGCACCCTCCTTGGCGGGTGGCGGGTTGTGGACATGATGGCAAACAAGATCACGCGGATGCGCCCGTACCAGGGTTTCTGCGCATCGACTGCGGGAGGGGCGGTCCTCTCCCTCGTCACCGCCTTCGGTGTCCCGGTCTCCACAACCCATGCAATGAGCGGGGCGATCATGGGCGTCGGGGCGACGAAGGGTTACTCGGCCGTGAAGTGGGGGATTGTGCGAGACATCGTGGCCGCCTGGGTCATGACCGTCCCGGCCTCTGCGGCGGTCGCCTGGGGATGTTATGTCGTTGTCGATATCTTCTTCCCCTGA
- a CDS encoding endonuclease III domain-containing protein: MIYHALRGRYPPTIENGISYGDPFEVLVLTILSAQTTDRSVEAVRPLLLARYPTPAALAAADEAEVAAIVRPTGFYRVKARHIIGAARQITDTFGGEVPATLDGLLSLPGVGKKTANIVLSNAFGIDKGIAVDTHVRRISRLLGLTDESDPEKIEKDLTALFPQEVWGEVNALFVQHGRAVCIAGRPRCDVCPLVPWCRFFKNEGQGKKISTTT, translated from the coding sequence TTGATATATCATGCCCTCCGCGGGCGCTATCCTCCGACAATCGAGAACGGGATCAGTTACGGCGATCCCTTTGAAGTGCTTGTCCTGACAATCCTCTCGGCCCAGACCACCGACCGCTCGGTCGAGGCGGTGCGCCCCCTCCTCCTCGCCCGGTATCCGACGCCCGCCGCCCTTGCCGCCGCGGACGAGGCGGAGGTCGCCGCCATCGTGAGGCCGACCGGTTTTTACCGGGTGAAGGCACGCCACATCATCGGCGCCGCCCGGCAGATCACCGACACCTTCGGGGGCGAGGTGCCGGCGACCCTCGACGGCCTCCTCTCCCTCCCCGGCGTCGGGAAAAAGACGGCGAACATCGTCCTCTCCAATGCCTTCGGCATTGACAAGGGGATCGCGGTGGATACCCATGTGCGCCGGATCTCCCGTCTTCTCGGCCTCACCGACGAGAGCGACCCGGAAAAAATTGAAAAAGACCTGACCGCGCTCTTCCCGCAGGAAGTCTGGGGCGAGGTCAATGCCCTGTTTGTCCAGCACGGGCGTGCGGTCTGCATTGCGGGCAGGCCGCGCTGCGACGTCTGTCCGCTCGTCCCCTGGTGCCGGTTCTTCAAAAATGAGGGTCAGGGGAAGAAGATATCGACAACGACATAA
- the pyrH gene encoding UMP kinase — translation MTKIVLSLGGSILVPSLESHTISRYVEVLKKMASRSQVFVVVGGGGEARRYIRVTRTLGINEAASDEIGIMITRINASLLMYALGDAAYPAVATSYQEARVFAESGKIVVMGGVTPGQTTDAVSAVLAETVSADVVINGTSVDGIYSADPKKDAHARRYDRMTPQELLEIISAARLDAGSNTVIDIVAAKIIERCGIPLVVIDGRRPENLSEAVCEGTFTGTVVSDTACTLFPF, via the coding sequence ATGACGAAGATCGTGCTCTCCCTGGGAGGTTCGATACTGGTGCCCTCCCTCGAATCTCATACTATCTCCCGGTACGTCGAGGTATTGAAGAAAATGGCCTCCCGCAGTCAGGTGTTTGTCGTGGTCGGCGGCGGAGGCGAAGCCCGGCGCTATATCAGGGTCACGCGCACCCTCGGCATCAACGAGGCTGCATCGGACGAGATCGGGATCATGATCACCCGGATCAATGCCTCTCTCCTGATGTATGCTCTCGGTGACGCCGCATACCCCGCGGTTGCCACCTCCTATCAGGAGGCCAGAGTCTTTGCCGAGTCTGGCAAGATCGTGGTCATGGGTGGCGTTACCCCCGGTCAGACAACCGATGCGGTCTCTGCCGTGCTTGCCGAGACGGTGAGTGCCGACGTGGTCATCAACGGCACGTCCGTCGACGGCATCTACAGTGCCGACCCGAAGAAGGACGCCCACGCACGCCGGTACGACCGGATGACCCCGCAGGAACTCCTCGAGATCATCTCGGCAGCCCGCCTGGACGCCGGGTCGAACACGGTCATCGATATCGTGGCCGCCAAGATCATCGAGCGCTGCGGGATCCCCCTTGTCGTCATCGACGGCAGGAGGCCGGAAAACCTTTCCGAAGCGGTCTGCGAGGGCACCTTTACGGGTACCGTCGTCAGCGACACCGCATGCACCCTGTTTCCCTTCTAA